A genomic segment from Acipenser ruthenus chromosome 5, fAciRut3.2 maternal haplotype, whole genome shotgun sequence encodes:
- the LOC117403406 gene encoding epidermal retinol dehydrogenase 2-like, with amino-acid sequence MHNFFIYYIERAMISLKVVKELFCLTFGTFFYVFEAFARLLVHPPRKDVEGEIILVTGAAQGIGKLIAEKFGMLGATLVLWDNNLEAIEQTAKELRRSLDVRVYAYVCDCSRRTEVYKVAEMVKREVGDVSILVNNAGVVTGKYNFTDAPDSLVDRTLRVNAAAHFWTYKAFLPTMIARNHGHLVCIACHGGLFAVNGLADYCASKFAAVGFAESIALELLVLGKEGVKTTIACPYLINTTMFAGCQTKWPSFLPIMDGHDAAEKIVDAILREKLYTLLPFSLYLLMALKSIMPTKLGIIFVNFLGGLDLMDQFSGVPLSPAASCRKTQEPAQLPKEETNLKQTAGNISE; translated from the exons ATGCATAATTTCTTTATTTACTATATTGAGAGAGCCATGATCAGCCTGAAGGTTGTGAAAGAGCTCTTTTGTTTAACCTTCGGGACCTTCTTCTATGTTTTTGAGGCCTTTGCGCGGCTGTTGGTCCATCCACCTAGAAAGGATGTTGAAGGGGAGATAATCTTGGTTACTGGTGCTGCCCAGGGTATTGGAAAGCTTATAGCAGAGAAGTTTGGCATGCTCGGGGCCACCCTGGTGCTTTGGGATAATAACTTGGAAGCCATTGaacaaacagcaaaagagctGAGACGCAGTTTGGATGTCAGGGTCTATGCCTATGTTTGTGATTGCAGCAGACGGACAGAGGTTTACAAAGTTGCAGAAATG GTGAAGAGAGAAGTAGGTGATGTGTCCATACTGGTGAACAATGCCGGAGTGGTAACAGGAAAGTACAATTTTACAGATGCTCCAGACAGTTTGGTGGACAGAACCTTAAGGGTTAATGCAGCAGCACATTTTTGG ACCTACAAGGCTTTTTTACCTACCATGATAGCCCGTAATCACGGCCACCTTGTGTGTATTGCTTGCCATGGAGGACTGTTTGCAGTGAATGGTTTAGCAG ATTACTGCGCCAGCAAGTTTGCTGCTGTGGGTTTTGCTGAATCCATAGCTTTGGAACTTCTTGTTCTTGGAAAGGAAGGTGTTAAAACCACGATTGCATGCCCCTACTTGATCAACACTACTATGTTTGCAGGCTGCCAGACAAA GTGGCCTTCGTTTTTGCCTATCATGGATGGGCACGACGCTGCAGAGAAGATAGTAGACGCCATCTTAAGAGAGAAGCTCTATACTCTGCTGCCATTTAGTTTATACTTATTGATGGCCTTAAAAAG TATCATGCCAACCAAACTTGGAATCATTTTTGTAAACTTTCTGGGAGGCTTGGACCTCATGGACCAGTTCAGCGGTGTGCCCCTATCACCAGCAGCCAGCTGCAGAAAAACACAGGAACCAGCCCAGCTTCCCAAAGAAGAAACAAATCTGAAGCAAACAGCAGGAAATATCTCAGAGTAG